One Balaenoptera ricei isolate mBalRic1 chromosome 16, mBalRic1.hap2, whole genome shotgun sequence genomic window carries:
- the RAB11FIP2 gene encoding rab11 family-interacting protein 2 isoform X2: protein MMLSEQAQKWFPTHVQVTVLQAKALKPKGKSGTNDTYTIIQLGKEKYSTSVAEKTLEPVWKEEASFELPGLLMQGNPEKYILFLVVMHRSLVGLDKFLGQVAINLNDIFEDKQRRKTEWFSLESRQGKRAKNRGEIKVNIQFMRNNMTASMFDLSMKDKTRSPFAKLKDKMKGRKNDGTFSDTSSAIIPSSHMPDANTEFSSSEIQMKSKPKKPFLLGPQRLSSAHSMSDLTGAHVSSEKLKSGTIAQTHLLGHQIDSFGAVPESGSLRSPHRRTLSFDTSKMNQPDSTVGEGESSFGRQNDPFTNVTASLPQKFATLPRKKNPFEESSESWDSSMNLFSKSTEVRKENKREKREKVSLFERVTGKKDSRRSDRLNNGGSDSPCDLKSPNAFSENRQDYFDYESTNPFTTKFRASNIMPSSSLLLPAQCGL from the exons ATGATGCTTTCCGAGCAAGCCCAAAAGTGGTTTCCGACCCACGTGCAGGTCACAGTGCTCCAAGCCAAAGCTCTTAAGCCAAAAGGCAAAAGTGGCACCAATGACACGTACACTATAATTCAGCTGGGCAAGGAGAAGTACTCCACCTCGGTAGCTGAGAAAACCCTTGAGCCAGTCTGGAAGGAAGAGGCCTCTTTTGAGCTGCCTGGTTTGCTAATGCAGGGGAATCCAGAGAAATACATCCTTTTCCTCGTAGTTATGCACAGGTCCCTGGTGGGTCTGGATAAGTTTTTAGGGCAGGTGGCCATCAATCTCAATGACATCTTTGAGgacaaacaaagaaggaaaacaga gTGGTTTAGTTTAGAATCCAGACAAGGAAAAAGAGCCAAAAACAGGGGTGAGATAAAGGTCAATATTCAATTTATGAGGAACAATATGACAGCAAGTATGTTTGACTTATCAATGAAGGACAAAACAAGATCTCCTTTTgcaaaattaaaagataagatGAAAGGTAGAAAAAATGATGGGACATTTTCTGATACATCTTCTGCAATCATTCCAAGTTCTCACATGCCTGATGCCAATACTGAATTTTCAAGTAGTGAAATACAGATGAAATCTAAACCAAAAAAGCCTTTCCTTTTGGGTCCTCAGCGACTCTCTTCAGCGCATTCAATGTCTGATTTAACTGGGGCCCATGTATCCTCGGAGAAGCTGAAGTCTGGCACCATTGCTCAAACGCATCTTCTCGGACACCAGATAGATTCCTTTGGAGCAGTTCCGGAAAGTG GAAGTCTCAGATCTCCACACAGAAGAACATTAAGCTTTGATACTTCTAAAATGAACCAACCTGACAGCACTGTGGGTGAAGGTGAATCGTCTTTCGGAAGACAAAATGACCCATTTACAAATGTGACTGCTTCATTACCCCAAAAATTTGCAACACTGCCAAGGAAGAAAAATCCATTTGAAGAAAGCAGCGAATCATGGGACAGCAGcatgaatttattttcaaaatcaactgaagtaagaaaagaaaataaaagagaaaaaagggagaaagttaGCCTGTTTGAAAGAGTGACTGGAAAAAAAGACAGCAGAAGATCTGATAGACTTAACAATGGGGGATCTGATAGCCCTTGTGACTTGAAATCACCTAATGCATTTAGTGAAAATCGTCAGGACTATTTTGATTATGAGTCAACTAATCCGTTTACAACAAAATTCAGGGCTTCAAATATAATGCCATCTTCAAG TCTCCTGCTTCCAGCTCAGTGTGGGCTATGA